Below is a genomic region from Drosophila albomicans strain 15112-1751.03 chromosome 2R, ASM965048v2, whole genome shotgun sequence.
AACAGCTGATTTTAATTAGCACAATGTGAtcgctatttttttttgtttaatataccaacttcTATTATCAACAAtatcctaaaatataccatacttaaaaatattattcttaaaaataagaaattctataatatattttattcgttAATTGGGACGGAAATATGTGAGGATTTAACcatttttagcatatttatatacaacatatttcattttcatttaaaacaaaataaataaacacacttTTAGGTCTACCTTTCTTGGAAattgctataaatatatttgacatcgatattttgaattttggagaattcagttttcattttttttctcttttcgtGTTCGAGGCGATAGTGCAAAAGCATTCCAGATGCAAATGGTATAGAATGAtatggtacatacaataatagctATAGTCTATATGATTCCTGAAAGATTGGTTGCGATCACATACCAAAATGTCCAAGacattaaagaaaaacttttccATGGggaaaacgcctacttactaggagTCTTAGTTACCTTGGCTGATAAtctgaaatattttgcactctatggtataatttgGATATAGGACAGTATcaatatacttatttttaaaattgtttcagaatatgttttttttgtaactgaaaagctggtcgcacgcgacatcccccagagaattacccatatgttaTACCTACATAAATTTAGTAATTTAGTATCGAAAGTCGACCAATTTATTAAACTGTATTAAAATTGAGAATATCTTGGTATACGAATGTTTATTTTGGaacacattaaaattatttgatattaggcaaattttgaatttagttatgTACTCATGTGTACAAATGTgtcaaaaaacaagtaagaaagatacaaTCGAgagtactcgactgtgagatacccgctacccattttgaataaaagcaaaatattccggtattattcttaaaatataccgaaaatactagcaatacaccaaatggtatatttggtatatagatatagttccgcattcaaaatataccataggtggcataagacccctagtaagtaggcgtttctttaataacttcgacaatttttatctgatcgcaaattttcaggaatgaATACTACTATagctattattgtatataccaaaattcgcgactctagcttggtaagaatttgaaacaaacttgatttgcatGCTGTcggaaataaattatagctctatctcttatagtctcttagatctaggtattcatacggacagacggacagagagacagacagacagacggacatggctagatcgtctcggcggttgatgctgattaagaatatacaCCTGACCCTCGCTTAACACGGGGGTTACGTTCCAAGAAATCTTCGTGTTAAGCGAAACATGGATTCAGTACAAAATAAGGGGTTACGTTCGCAAAATTCAATATtggcagcaaacaaatttttttattgttcaaattttgtctgtttttattaaagtttcatacatatgttgtaaattaaccaaaagttattatgcatatatgcctttaataaatgcataacgttcatattttcaaaactaaaagctggtatttagttaaaaaagttgcttcatttaataatttaacagTTAAtctttatagaaatttaaaattgttaaaacttAAGGATATCATATGTTTCTATTCATATCAAGTCCTTTATCAAAAAATTATGTAAGAACGAGGTTTTTAGCATGTTAAAAGGGTGATGGGAGCAAATTTGTAACCGTGTAAGACCGAGTTCGTGCTAAAAGAGTCCGAGTTAAGCGAGGGCCAggtgtatatactttatagggtcgggtttgcctccttctacctgttatatAGTACTTACATACTCATAAGGTAGAAGGTTATTATAACTAACATATGTGCcttcaggaaatgtatgtaatagatAAAcggaggcatcttcgaccctatgaagtatatatattatatatttttgatcagcgtaTACAGTCGAGACtataagagaaagagatataattttcgaaagcacttgttatgtttgcacgcagatcaagtttgtatCACATTTTTGCctcgcccacttccgcccccgcaaattgATACAAAACCGAGAAACAAGTTTTTTGACTCAATTCTAGTAGATACAATATTATCGCGATTTTTAGTAGAAACAATAGCAACTGTAGTCCCTTTGAATTCTGAATTCTTGATCCGATAAAAAtagtagaagttatttaaaaaatatttttgtatgaacAAATACGCATACTTACTGTATagtttgcactctatggtatatattgaatgatactgtatttatataccaaaaacatatCCCTTGGTATGTTGGAGTATTTTcgaggtatattaatttgatatattatattttaggaataatacagCACTGTTTTGTTATTCTCattgtcgagcacactcaactgtagcgtTGATCGATTGCCTGGGATCAGCTCGgctaataatttttaaagtaataatttGTTTCTGGTGGTCCTTGAAGTATGATACTCATACTATGATTATTGCTATCTGAGAAATGAATAGAATGGATTAGGGTTACTaagaagtttattttttaattatgtagaTAATATTTGGAACTGTTACAATTTTATGGTAATTAACATAGTCATGTGCAGATTGATGGCTTTCCTTAGAAATCGCAAGGTTTCTTAAACTACATTGAGGCTATCATCCTTATCAATGTGTCGTTCAATTACTTGTATACACACGCAAGTGATAGATTGTCTCAGAGATGTTTGAACcctataatatataatttattatgctGCACTTCGATTGTGGATGGGTTATCGTTTTATTATGTgcattaaattgttgaaatacatttttccaattttttgcTTGGTAGCGAAAATAACTTTTGTTCGCCGTAGTTCTTTGAGTCATGATTTATGTTGAATTATTagtgttctttttgtttagttgGTGTAGTTTAAACGGCCTTCCTTTTTGTACTtttcaaaaatgatttttctTCAGCGTCGATagattcttatttttaattgttattatttatagtatgtaATATTGTTTGTAGGTTTTGAATGTACACATAgtacatattaaaattacttttatcttttttaaatCCCTGAATCAAATTTTGCTTGTCGTCATGAATTCCTTTaaatttttgagttttgaTACCTTacataaaattcataaaaataagtttatatCTGAGATTATCTTTTAGACCATTTTCACATTGAgaacaaatgaatattttaattttttttttggagacTATTAATATGGtttctcatttaatttttcatgttgttcatattatattttatcgatattattatatttttatgcatttatgcaTAGGTAAATGCTGTTAGCAATTTCGTAAATCACATCCGACTGTTTATCTCAACGAAACATACTCCATCTAACTTCCCGTATTAATCAAACCTTGTTTCGCTGTCATTGTTAAAtagtattaaaaatgtacttCCGTTTGTAATACGAACTGCAaatcacttttttgttttacggCGCTTTGCAGTTGTCGGCGGAAAATTCTATTTGTTGGGTAACTCCGGCGGACAGTCCGGCTGATTGGAAGGATGAGCAGCACGAAAAGCTGGATTGCTCTCCAGCTCGCGGTCAATGCGCAGTATAATGGGATATGGACGCAGGTCCACATGGAATCTAAagcatatgtacatagtaaTAGTAATTTACCATTCACTTTATATTCTTCTCTTACCTTCTTGCATTAAACACCTGCGGTACAAGGCAGCAATCCGCCATGGAAATCTCATCGCCTACGCAATACTTTCCGGCCGAAGTTGACAGAGCTTTCTCCACAGCACGAAATCCGCGTGTTATCCAATGCTGTGCCCATTCCTTTTTCTTCTCCTCTCCAACGTGAATGAGGACAATAAGGTTTTGAAGTGGTTGAATACCAGAGCAAATGATCTCAATAATTTCACGCACCTTAGCTCTCTTATGAACGTCTTGTGGGAGCAATGGACGTTGAGGGCGTGTCTCCTCCAAGTAGTGCATAATAGCGACAGACTCGATAAGTGTATGTCCATCTATGATTAAGAGGACAgacaaataattacaaattattcaGTAGAAGTCTGAAATATTAGTCTTACCTATTTGAAGTGCGGGCACCTGTTCCATGGGGTTAACCTCACGGTATTCATTGCAGTGCTGCTCACCACCCGACTTAATCAGGCTGATGGGTTTGATATCATAGGGTATCTCTTTGAGATTCATCGCAATTCGCACGCGCCATGAACACGAGCTGCGCCAATACGAGTACAGTATTGGCTGAGAATCAGAGGAAATAACATTCGATTTAGAAGACATTTAAAACGAATTAATTATCACTGCGAGATGTGAACAGCATATGAGTCTGATACCAAATGAGAAACTCTCAAGCCGAAGCATTTTACGCTTTAATAAATAGACTAAGCTCATTATAACATAACAAATAAGAACAAAACAGGTTGCTATTGATAACGAGTACGGAAAAAATAACCTCCTCCGAAGAgctaacatttttaataataatctgGTTAAACCAGTTGCTCAACAGTGAGTTTGCTAATTTGCTTGTTCATCGTTCGTATATTTCCTTTCAactattttattcaatcattaTCAAAAAACTAATAGAATCTTGACTTAACGCAATCGCACTCTGCTTGAAAACTGTTGAAAAAAAACCCCAATTAAATGTTGGTCATGTAAgaattcgtttttattttccaaactaaatttaaaagaagGCAACGATACACTTagtatttacaatttgtatagCTTTTATAAtcacattttgaaaaaatcaTATTTCGAGAGCATATGACGAGTTGATAAATTTTTATGATATATCATACTTGTAATAAGTATACTCGCAAAAGCCTTTAAGTGCGTCAAGAaagctatt
It encodes:
- the LOC117574302 gene encoding probable maleylacetoacetate isomerase 2 isoform X1 is translated as MSSKSNVISSDSQPILYSYWRSSCSWRVRIAMNLKEIPYDIKPISLIKSGGEQHCNEYREVNPMEQVPALQIDGHTLIESVAIMHYLEETRPQRPLLPQDVHKRAKVREIIEIICSGIQPLQNLIVLIHVGEEKKKEWAQHWITRGFRAVEKALSTSAGKYCVGDEISMADCCLVPQVFNARRFHVDLRPYPIILRIDRELESNPAFRAAHPSNQPDCPPELPNK
- the LOC117574302 gene encoding probable maleylacetoacetate isomerase 2 isoform X2 encodes the protein MSLSAIAKPILYSYWRSSCSWRVRIAMNLKEIPYDIKPISLIKSGGEQHCNEYREVNPMEQVPALQIDGHTLIESVAIMHYLEETRPQRPLLPQDVHKRAKVREIIEIICSGIQPLQNLIVLIHVGEEKKKEWAQHWITRGFRAVEKALSTSAGKYCVGDEISMADCCLVPQVFNARRFHVDLRPYPIILRIDRELESNPAFRAAHPSNQPDCPPELPNK
- the LOC117574302 gene encoding probable maleylacetoacetate isomerase 2 isoform X3, whose amino-acid sequence is MNPPILYSYWRSSCSWRVRIAMNLKEIPYDIKPISLIKSGGEQHCNEYREVNPMEQVPALQIDGHTLIESVAIMHYLEETRPQRPLLPQDVHKRAKVREIIEIICSGIQPLQNLIVLIHVGEEKKKEWAQHWITRGFRAVEKALSTSAGKYCVGDEISMADCCLVPQVFNARRFHVDLRPYPIILRIDRELESNPAFRAAHPSNQPDCPPELPNK